The Lysobacter enzymogenes genome window below encodes:
- the purH gene encoding bifunctional phosphoribosylaminoimidazolecarboxamide formyltransferase/IMP cyclohydrolase: MTSELPTGQPVSIRRALLSVSDKTGLIELARALAAHGVELLSTGGTAKAIRDAGLPVRDVAEVTGFPEMMDGRVKTLHPLVHGGLLGRAGVDDAVMAQHGIGAIDLLVLNLYPFEKVAADPDSSFEDVIENIDIGGPAMLRSAAKNFARVAVATDPAQYAALLAELDANAGALSAKTRFALSVAAFNRVAQYDAAISNHLSAIGDDGARLEFPAQHNASFIKVMDLRYGENPHQSGAFYREAQPLPGTLASFVQLQGKELSYNNLADADAAWECVRQFERPACVIVKHANPCGVAEGVACGDAYELAYATDPTSAFGGIIAFNGKLDAATAKVILDRQFVEVLIAPDYEEGAVEYAKKKANVRVLRIPGGDGRNALDFKRIGSGLLVQSADLREVGRDELKVVSKLAPTEAQLADLLFAWRIAKFVKSNAIVYARDHRSIGIGAGQMSRVVSAKIAALKAEEAGLIVPGSVMASDAFFPFRDGIDAAAAAGIKAVIQPGGSMRDNEVVAAADEHGLAMVFTGVRHFRH, from the coding sequence ATGACCTCCGAACTTCCGACCGGCCAGCCGGTCAGCATCCGCCGCGCCCTGCTGTCCGTGTCCGACAAGACCGGCCTGATCGAACTCGCCCGCGCCCTGGCCGCGCACGGCGTCGAACTGCTGTCCACCGGCGGCACCGCCAAGGCGATCCGCGACGCCGGCCTGCCGGTGCGCGACGTGGCCGAGGTCACCGGCTTCCCGGAAATGATGGACGGCCGGGTCAAGACCCTGCACCCGCTGGTGCACGGCGGCCTGCTCGGCCGCGCCGGCGTCGACGACGCGGTGATGGCGCAGCACGGCATCGGCGCGATCGACCTGCTGGTGCTGAACCTGTATCCGTTCGAAAAGGTCGCCGCCGATCCGGACAGCTCGTTCGAAGACGTGATCGAGAACATCGACATCGGCGGCCCGGCGATGCTGCGCTCGGCGGCGAAGAACTTCGCCCGCGTCGCGGTCGCCACCGACCCGGCCCAGTACGCGGCGCTGCTGGCCGAACTCGACGCCAACGCCGGCGCGCTGTCGGCCAAGACCCGCTTCGCCTTGTCGGTGGCCGCGTTCAACCGCGTCGCCCAGTACGACGCGGCGATCAGCAACCACCTCTCGGCGATCGGCGACGACGGCGCCAGGCTCGAATTCCCGGCCCAGCACAACGCCAGCTTCATCAAGGTCATGGACCTGCGCTACGGCGAGAACCCGCACCAGAGCGGCGCGTTCTACCGCGAAGCGCAGCCGCTGCCGGGCACCCTGGCCAGCTTCGTCCAGTTGCAGGGCAAGGAGCTGAGCTACAACAACCTCGCCGACGCCGACGCGGCCTGGGAATGCGTGCGCCAGTTCGAGCGCCCGGCCTGCGTGATCGTCAAGCACGCCAACCCCTGCGGCGTGGCCGAGGGCGTGGCCTGCGGCGACGCCTACGAACTGGCCTACGCCACCGATCCGACCTCGGCCTTCGGCGGCATCATCGCCTTCAACGGCAAGCTCGACGCGGCCACCGCCAAGGTCATCCTCGACCGCCAGTTCGTCGAGGTGCTGATCGCGCCCGATTACGAAGAAGGCGCGGTCGAGTACGCGAAGAAGAAGGCCAACGTGCGCGTGCTGCGCATTCCCGGCGGCGACGGCCGCAACGCCCTGGATTTCAAGCGCATCGGTTCGGGCCTGCTGGTCCAGAGCGCGGACCTGCGCGAAGTCGGCCGCGACGAACTCAAGGTCGTCAGCAAGCTGGCGCCGACCGAGGCGCAGCTGGCCGACCTGTTGTTCGCCTGGCGCATCGCCAAGTTCGTCAAGTCCAACGCGATCGTCTACGCCCGCGACCACCGCAGCATCGGCATCGGCGCCGGGCAGATGAGCCGCGTGGTCAGCGCCAAGATCGCCGCGCTCAAGGCCGAGGAAGCCGGGCTGATCGTGCCGGGCTCGGTGATGGCCTCCGACGCCTTCTTCCCGTTCCGCGACGGCATCGACGCGGCTGCGGCGGCCGGCATCAAGGCGGTGATCCAGCCGGGCGGCTCGATGCGCGACAACGAAGTCGTCGCCGCCGCCGACGAACACGGCCTGGCGATGGTGTTCACCGGCGTGCGCCACTTCCGCCACTGA
- a CDS encoding alanine/glycine:cation symporter family protein, whose product MDWLLHRIELAISPIIGAINNVLWNYVLIYGLLAVGIFFTVRLGFLQVRRFPHMLKVIGRGTDGDDAGISPFQALCTSLAARVGTGNLAGVAIAMSLGGPGALFWMWCTAAVGMATAYAESSLAQLYKVRDENGQYRGGPAYYIARGLRAPKMGWAFAACLLFSYGVVFNGVHANAIAQSVGETFKFSPTTVAVTLVVLTGAIIFGGLRSIAKVAEWVVPFMSAGYIGLALWALIAHYDQVPAAVMMILRGAFGLDQAAGGIAGGMAAAMLNGVKRGLYANEAGMGSAPNIAAAATPVPHHPSSQGFVQSLGVFFDTMFICTATGLIVLLSGVLGQGGDGVVITQRAMTVFFGEWGAWFASIALFFFAFTTILGNYSYAESGLLYIGGGRKSLFVLRIVALCVIVWGVFSKVQLVWDAADAAMAVMATLNLIAVVLLWKVVVKLTRDYDRQLDEGKSPEFHISQYPELGHGVDHEIWKERGKPGA is encoded by the coding sequence ATGGATTGGCTGCTGCACCGGATCGAACTGGCCATCTCTCCGATCATCGGCGCGATCAACAACGTGCTGTGGAACTACGTGCTGATCTACGGCCTGCTCGCGGTCGGCATCTTCTTCACCGTGCGCCTGGGCTTCCTGCAGGTGCGCCGCTTCCCGCACATGCTCAAAGTGATCGGCCGCGGCACCGACGGCGACGACGCCGGCATTTCGCCGTTCCAGGCGCTGTGCACCTCGCTGGCCGCGCGCGTGGGCACCGGCAACCTCGCCGGCGTCGCCATCGCGATGAGCCTCGGCGGCCCGGGCGCGCTGTTCTGGATGTGGTGCACGGCCGCGGTCGGCATGGCCACCGCGTACGCGGAAAGCTCGCTGGCGCAGCTGTACAAGGTGCGCGACGAGAACGGCCAGTACCGCGGCGGCCCGGCGTACTACATCGCCCGCGGCCTGCGCGCGCCGAAGATGGGCTGGGCGTTCGCCGCCTGCTTGCTGTTCTCGTACGGCGTGGTGTTCAACGGCGTGCACGCCAACGCCATCGCCCAATCGGTCGGCGAGACCTTCAAGTTCTCGCCGACCACGGTCGCGGTGACGCTGGTGGTGCTGACCGGCGCGATCATCTTCGGCGGCCTGCGCTCGATCGCCAAGGTCGCCGAGTGGGTGGTGCCGTTCATGTCGGCCGGCTACATCGGCCTGGCGCTGTGGGCGCTGATCGCGCATTACGACCAGGTGCCGGCGGCGGTCATGATGATCCTGCGCGGCGCGTTCGGCCTGGACCAGGCCGCGGGCGGCATCGCCGGCGGCATGGCCGCGGCGATGCTCAACGGGGTCAAGCGCGGCCTGTACGCCAACGAGGCCGGCATGGGCAGCGCGCCGAACATCGCCGCGGCGGCGACGCCGGTGCCGCACCATCCGTCCAGCCAGGGTTTCGTGCAGTCGCTCGGCGTGTTCTTCGACACCATGTTCATCTGCACCGCGACCGGCCTGATCGTGCTGCTGTCGGGCGTGCTCGGCCAGGGCGGCGACGGCGTGGTCATCACCCAGCGCGCGATGACGGTGTTCTTCGGCGAGTGGGGCGCGTGGTTCGCGTCGATCGCGCTGTTCTTCTTCGCCTTCACCACGATCCTGGGCAACTACTCCTACGCCGAGAGCGGCCTGCTGTACATCGGCGGCGGGCGCAAGTCGCTGTTCGTGCTGCGCATCGTCGCGCTGTGCGTGATCGTGTGGGGCGTGTTCTCGAAGGTGCAGCTGGTGTGGGACGCGGCCGACGCGGCGATGGCGGTCATGGCGACGCTGAACCTGATCGCGGTGGTGCTGCTGTGGAAGGTGGTGGTGAAGCTGACCCGCGATTACGACCGCCAGCTCGACGAGGGCAAGTCGCCGGAGTTCCATATTTCCCAGTATCCCGAGTTGGGGCATGGAGTGGATCACGAGATCTGGAAGGAGCGCGGCAAGCCTGGGGCGTGA
- a CDS encoding bifunctional alpha/beta hydrolase/class I SAM-dependent methyltransferase, whose amino-acid sequence MNEVVVKSGGARAAEERWFASFDGAELFYRHWPASQPGAGPRKAVVLLHRGHEHSGRVEHLVPELGLDDCDFFAWDARGNGRSPGERGDAPGFEALVRDLDRFVAHIRDKHGVDVENLALIAQSVGAVVASTWVHDYAPRLRALVLASPAFKVKLYVPLARPGLALMQKLRGNFFVNSYVKPQWLTHDQERVESYRTDKLIARPISVRVLLGLYEAADRIVADAQAITVPTQLLVSGADFVVHRGPQDRFYERLGSAIKERHLLPDFFHDTLGEKGRAVAVNRIRAFVQARFAEPLSRADLSQAHRRGPSFEESEKLSWPPERWSLADLRWRFVRAGLRFGGKLADGIRLGLDTGFDSGSSLDYVYRNEARGGGPLGRMVDRNYLEAIGWRGIRVRRTHLHELLRDATARLRAAGLPVHAVDIAAGHGRYALEALAGAGAHADSIRLRDYSPLNVDKGRALIEELQAGAIARFDQGDAFDPAALAALEPKPTLAVVSGLYELFPDNDQVRRSLDGLAAAVPPGGFLVYTGQPWHPQLEFIARALTSHRGGAAWVMRRRSQQEMDDLVRAAGFVKIDQRIDRWGIFTVSMAQRVAQ is encoded by the coding sequence ATGAACGAAGTCGTGGTCAAGTCCGGCGGCGCGCGCGCGGCCGAGGAGCGCTGGTTCGCCAGCTTCGACGGCGCCGAGCTGTTCTACCGGCATTGGCCGGCGAGCCAGCCGGGCGCGGGGCCGCGCAAGGCGGTGGTGCTGCTGCATCGCGGCCACGAGCATTCCGGGCGGGTCGAGCATCTGGTGCCGGAACTCGGGCTCGACGACTGCGATTTCTTCGCCTGGGACGCGCGCGGCAACGGCCGCTCGCCGGGCGAACGCGGCGACGCGCCGGGGTTCGAAGCGCTGGTGCGCGACCTCGACCGTTTCGTCGCCCACATCCGCGACAAGCACGGCGTGGACGTCGAGAACCTCGCCCTGATCGCGCAAAGCGTCGGCGCCGTGGTCGCCTCGACCTGGGTCCACGACTACGCGCCGCGGCTGCGCGCGCTGGTGCTGGCCTCGCCGGCGTTCAAGGTCAAGCTGTACGTGCCGCTGGCGCGGCCGGGCCTGGCGCTGATGCAGAAGCTGCGCGGCAATTTCTTCGTCAACAGCTACGTCAAGCCGCAGTGGCTGACCCACGATCAGGAACGCGTCGAGAGTTATCGCACCGACAAATTGATCGCGCGGCCGATTTCGGTGCGGGTGCTGCTGGGGCTGTACGAAGCGGCCGACCGCATCGTCGCCGATGCGCAGGCGATTACGGTGCCGACGCAGCTGTTGGTGTCCGGCGCCGACTTCGTCGTCCATCGCGGCCCGCAGGACCGGTTCTACGAACGCCTCGGCAGCGCGATCAAGGAACGCCACCTGCTGCCGGACTTCTTCCACGACACCCTCGGCGAGAAGGGCCGCGCGGTCGCGGTCAACCGCATCCGCGCGTTCGTGCAGGCGCGCTTCGCTGAGCCGCTGAGTCGCGCCGACCTGAGCCAGGCGCACCGGCGCGGGCCGAGCTTCGAGGAATCGGAAAAACTGTCGTGGCCGCCCGAACGCTGGTCGCTGGCGGACCTGCGCTGGCGCTTCGTGCGCGCGGGGCTGCGCTTCGGCGGCAAGCTGGCGGACGGGATCCGGCTTGGCCTGGACACCGGTTTCGATTCGGGCAGCAGCCTGGACTACGTGTACCGCAACGAGGCGCGCGGCGGGGGGCCGCTCGGGCGCATGGTCGACCGCAATTACCTGGAAGCCATCGGCTGGCGCGGCATCCGCGTGCGCCGCACCCATCTACACGAGCTGCTGCGCGACGCGACCGCGCGCCTGCGCGCGGCCGGGCTGCCGGTGCACGCGGTCGACATCGCCGCCGGCCACGGCCGCTACGCGCTGGAAGCGCTGGCCGGCGCCGGCGCGCACGCCGACAGCATCCGCTTGCGCGACTACAGTCCGCTCAACGTCGACAAGGGCCGCGCGCTGATCGAGGAACTGCAGGCCGGCGCGATCGCCCGCTTCGACCAGGGCGATGCGTTCGATCCCGCCGCGCTGGCGGCGCTGGAGCCCAAGCCGACCCTGGCGGTGGTGTCGGGCTTGTACGAACTGTTCCCCGACAACGATCAGGTGCGCCGTTCGCTCGACGGTCTGGCCGCGGCGGTGCCGCCGGGCGGGTTCCTGGTCTACACCGGCCAGCCCTGGCATCCGCAGCTGGAGTTCATCGCCCGCGCACTGACCAGTCACCGCGGCGGCGCGGCCTGGGTCATGCGCCGGCGCAGCCAGCAGGAGATGGACGATCTGGTCCGCGCGGCCGGTTTCGTCAAGATCGACCAGCGCATCGACCGCTGGGGCATCTTCACCGTATCGATGGCGCAGCGGGTCGCGCAATGA
- a CDS encoding CDP-alcohol phosphatidyltransferase family protein, which yields MASIYALKGRFQDLLRPLVRRLHAWGATANQVTVAAAGVSLAVAALVYWGAPQRPWLFALLPLWMFARMAMNAIDGMLAREFGQQSRLGAYLNELCDVVSDTALYLSLLAVAGLHAAPLLAFALLAALTEYAGVLGLMVGAPRRYDGPMGKSDRAFVIGALGLLLALGWVSAWPVEIVLTLASMLCAWTVVRRVRAGLRHDAAPGVVEVRQGERE from the coding sequence ATGGCCTCGATCTATGCTTTGAAAGGACGCTTCCAGGATCTGCTGCGGCCGCTGGTGCGGCGGCTGCACGCGTGGGGCGCGACCGCCAACCAGGTCACCGTGGCCGCCGCGGGCGTGTCGCTGGCGGTGGCCGCGCTGGTGTACTGGGGCGCGCCGCAGCGGCCGTGGCTGTTCGCGCTGTTGCCGCTGTGGATGTTCGCGCGCATGGCGATGAACGCCATCGACGGCATGCTGGCGCGCGAGTTCGGCCAGCAATCGCGGCTCGGCGCCTACCTCAACGAATTGTGCGATGTCGTGTCCGACACCGCGTTGTATCTGTCGCTGCTGGCGGTGGCGGGGCTGCACGCGGCGCCGTTGCTGGCGTTCGCGCTGCTGGCGGCGCTGACCGAATACGCCGGCGTGCTCGGGCTGATGGTCGGCGCGCCGCGGCGCTACGACGGGCCGATGGGCAAGAGCGACCGTGCCTTCGTGATCGGCGCGCTCGGCCTGTTGCTGGCCTTGGGCTGGGTCTCGGCGTGGCCGGTCGAGATCGTGTTGACGCTGGCTTCGATGCTGTGCGCGTGGACCGTGGTCCGCCGCGTGCGCGCCGGTTTGCGGCATGATGCCGCCCCGGGAGTGGTGGAAGTTCGACAAGGAGAGCGGGAATGA
- the purD gene encoding phosphoribosylamine--glycine ligase encodes MKVLVIGSGGREHALAWKLAQSPRVDEVLVAPGNAGTAREGKCRNVAVAATDLDGLLKLAADEAVAVTVVGPEAPLVAGVVDRFRAAGRRIFGPTAAAAQLEGSKAFAKDFLARHGIPTAYYAVHTEVDAALAYVREKGAPIVVKADGLAAGKGVIVAMTLGEAEDAIRDMLSGNAFGAAGARVVIEEFLEGEEASFISMVDGKHALPMATSQDHKRVGDGDTGPNTGGMGAYSPAPVVTQAVHDRVMREVVMPTVDGMIADGAPFTGFLYAGLMIDADGAPKVIEFNVRFGDPETQPVMLRLRSDLLDLVDAALDERLDATVAEWDPRPSLGVVMAAQHYPETPRTGDPINEWDVPLPADSYVFHAGTKLADGQAVTAGGRVLCACALGDSVAQAQQRAYEVVAGISWQGEFHRHDIGWRAIEREQAAAKR; translated from the coding sequence ATGAAGGTCCTCGTCATCGGGTCGGGCGGGCGCGAACACGCGCTGGCCTGGAAGCTCGCCCAATCCCCGCGCGTCGACGAGGTTCTGGTCGCTCCCGGCAACGCCGGCACCGCGCGCGAAGGCAAATGCCGCAACGTCGCGGTCGCCGCCACCGACCTCGACGGCCTGCTCAAGCTCGCCGCCGACGAGGCCGTCGCGGTCACCGTGGTCGGCCCCGAGGCGCCGCTGGTGGCCGGCGTGGTCGACCGCTTCCGCGCCGCCGGCCGCCGCATCTTCGGGCCCACCGCCGCCGCCGCGCAGCTCGAAGGCAGCAAGGCCTTCGCCAAGGACTTCCTCGCCCGCCACGGCATCCCGACCGCTTACTACGCGGTCCACACCGAGGTCGACGCCGCATTGGCCTATGTCCGCGAGAAGGGCGCGCCGATCGTGGTCAAGGCCGACGGCCTCGCCGCCGGCAAGGGCGTGATCGTGGCGATGACCCTCGGCGAAGCCGAAGACGCGATCCGCGACATGCTGTCCGGCAACGCCTTCGGCGCCGCCGGCGCGCGCGTAGTGATCGAGGAATTCCTCGAAGGCGAGGAAGCCAGCTTCATCTCGATGGTCGACGGCAAGCATGCGCTGCCGATGGCCACCTCGCAGGACCACAAGCGCGTCGGCGACGGCGACACCGGCCCCAACACCGGCGGCATGGGCGCGTATTCGCCGGCGCCGGTGGTCACCCAGGCCGTGCACGACCGGGTCATGCGCGAAGTGGTGATGCCGACCGTCGACGGCATGATCGCCGACGGCGCGCCGTTCACCGGCTTCCTCTACGCCGGCCTGATGATCGACGCCGACGGCGCGCCCAAGGTCATCGAGTTCAACGTCCGCTTCGGCGACCCGGAAACCCAGCCGGTGATGCTGCGCCTGCGTTCGGACCTGCTCGACCTGGTCGACGCCGCGCTCGACGAGCGCCTCGACGCGACCGTCGCCGAATGGGATCCGCGCCCCTCGCTCGGCGTGGTGATGGCCGCGCAGCACTATCCGGAGACGCCGCGCACCGGCGACCCGATCAACGAATGGGACGTGCCGCTGCCGGCCGACAGCTACGTCTTCCACGCCGGCACGAAACTGGCCGACGGCCAGGCCGTGACCGCCGGCGGCCGCGTGCTGTGCGCCTGCGCGCTCGGCGACAGCGTGGCGCAAGCGCAGCAACGCGCGTACGAAGTCGTCGCCGGGATTTCGTGGCAGGGCGAGTTCCATCGCCACGATATCGGTTGGCGCGCGATCGAGCGCGAGCAGGCCGCTGCGAAGCGCTGA